Genomic DNA from Corallococcus macrosporus:
AGGCCGTCCAGGTCCTTGAGCTCCTCCGCCTTGTCGCGCAGCTCCTGGGCGTAGTTCTCCCCGAAGTCGCGCTGCCCGGCGGCGTAGGCCTCGCGGATGAGGGCCGCGGGCTTGAGCTTGGACACCGCCACCAGCGTCACCGACGACTCCGGCCGCCCCGCGTCCGCGCAGGCCTTCGCCACGCGCTCGCGCACCCGCGCCAGGTTGTCCGCCACGCTGCCGCTCATCGCTGGCCCCCGGGGGTCCAGGGCAGCGGAACGCCCGCCCGGCGCAGCAGCGCCAGCGTCTCCCCCAGCGGCAGGCCGATGACGTTCGAGGGGCTTCCCTCGATGCCCTGCACCAGGAAGCCGCCCTTGCCCTGGATGGCGTAGGCGCCCGCCTTGTCCAGGGGCTCGCCGGTTTCCGCGTACCAGGCAATCTCCTCCGTTGAGAGCGTGCGAAAGGTCACCTGCGTGCGCACGACCTCGGAGGCCTGCGCGCGGCCGGCCACCGCGATGCCGGTGAAGACCTCATGGACCTGGCCGGACAGCCGGGTGAGCATCTCCCGCGCCTCCGCCGCGTCCCGGGGCTTGCCCAGCAGCTCGGCCCCCAGGGCCACGGTGGTGTCCGCGGCCAGCACCCACGCGTCCGGGTGCCGGGTGGCGACCGTGCGGGCCTTCTCCACGGCCAGCCGGTGCACGTAGTTCCGCGCAATTTCTCCGGCCATCGGCGTTTCATCGATATCCGCCGCCGCCACGGTGAAGCGAAGGCCCAGCTGGGCCAATAAATCCTTGCGCCGGGGCGAGGCGGAGGCGAGAACGAAGAGAGCGGTTGGATCCATGGGCGGGTGCGGAATGTTTCGCGCTCGCGGGCCTTAGCAGACTTGCGCTCCAGAGGGCACCTCGATGAACCCCGCGGACCTCCTGTCGGCCATGAAGCGGACAGTGGAGCAACTGGCCGCCTACAACGAGATGGCCAAGGCGCTGACCTCCACGCTGGAGCTGCGCGAAGTGCTCGCGCTCGTGATGCAGAAGGTCAGTGCGCTGCTGCGGCCGCGCAACTGGTCGCTCATCCTCCAGGACGAGCGCACCGGAAAGCTCTACTTCGAAATCGCGGTGGGGGAGGGCGCCGAAGCGCTCAAGGGCCTCCAGCTCAACCCGGGCGAGGGCATCGCCGGCGCGGTGTTCTCCTCCGGTGTCGCGCGGCTCGTGCACGACGTGGCCGGCGACTCCAGCTTCGCGCCCCGCTTCGATGAGGCCTCCGCCTTCCACACCCGCTCGCTGCTCGCCGTGCCCCTGGTGGCGCGCGAACGCGTGCTGGGCGTGATTGAGCTGGTCAACGGCCCCACGGAGCCCGGCTTCACGCATGACGACCTCACCGCGCTGTCCGCCATCGCGGACTACGCGGCCATCGCCATCGAGAACGCGCGCAACTTCCGCCGGGTGCAGGAGCTCACCATCACGGACGAGCACACCGGTTGCTTCAACGCGCGGCACCTGCGCGCGCAGCTGGAGCAGGAGGTGAAGCGCTCGGCGCGCTTCCGCCACCCGCTGTCGCTCGTGTTCCTGGACCTGGACCACTTCAAGTCCATCAACGACCGGCATGGGCACCTGGTGGGCAGCGCCACGCTCAAGGAGGTGGGGGACCTGCTCATCAGCCTGGGCCGCCACAACCTGGACGCCGTCTTCCGCTACGGCGGCGACGAGTTCGCGGTGATGTTGATTGAAACGGACAAGGAGGGCGCGCAGGTCATCGCGCAGCGCATCTGCGAGGCGTTCCGCGGCCAGCGCTTCCTGCGCGAGCAGGGGCTGGACGTGGCGCTCACCGCGAGCGTCGGGGTGGCGTCCTTCCCGGAGCACGCCACCACCTCCACGGACCTCATCCGCGCGGCGGACTTCGCCATGTACGCGGCCAAGGGCCGGGGCCGGGACCGCATCGCGGTCGCCGAGGCCCCTTCGGCGGAGGGGGCCCCTCGCGAGGTCCCCTACGCCCGCTCCGGCGGGTGACTACCCCGCGGAGCCCAGCACCGAGTCGATGGCCTCGGTGTTGGTGACGACGTTGCCGCTCTTCTTCAGCGACTTGAGGAAGGACTCCGTCAGCTCGATCTGCTTGGCCTGACGGGCCTGGGTGCGCAGCTCCTCCTTGCGCTTGTCGAAGCCCGCGGTGTCCGGCTTCTCGCGCTCCACCACCTGCGCCACGACGTTCGCCTCGCCCACGGTGAAGACCTCGCCCAGCACCGCCGGGCCCTTGGCCTCGAAGGTGGCCTTCACCAGGCCCGGCGCCGGACCCAGGTGCGGCACGGAGTCACCCTGCGCGGTGAAGCTGTCCGTCTCCACGGCCTCCGGCTTCGTCTCCGCCTCGAAGCGCAGCAGCGCCGGCTGCTGGCCCGCGGGGACCGGGAACTGCTCCTTCAGGGACTTGCCGGCCTTCGCCGCGGCCAGCGCCTTGTCCGCCTCCGCCTTGGCCAGGCCCTTCGCCTGCTCCTGCTTGTAGAGGGTGGTGGCGATCTCGCCCTTCACGTCGTCCAGCTTCTTGGCCTGGGCCTCCTTCTTCTCCTCCACCTTCACCAGGTGCAGGCCCAGCGGGGACTCCACCGGCTGCGTCACTTCCCCGGCCTTCAGCGCGAACGCCGCGTTGGCCAGCGCCGGATCCCACGTGGTGCGCTCCACCCAGCCCAGCTCGCCGCCCTTCAGCTTGGTGGCGTCGTCGTCGCTGCTCGCCTTGGCCAGGGTGGCGAAGTCCTTGCCGCCCTCCAGCTCCTTGCGCAGGCCTTCCGCCTTCGCCTTCGCCTGGGCCTTCTGCTCGGCCGTCGCGTCCGGGGCCACCTTCACGAGAATCTGACGGGCACGGATCCGCTCCGGCACGTTGTAGACGAAGGCGTTCGCCGAGTAGTAGTCCGCGATCTCCTTCTCATGCGCCTTCTGGAACTCCGCGAGCTTCGCGGGCGTGGGCGCGGGGACCTGGTCCGCGTACATCGTGGGCAGGAAGCGGGCGAACACCAGCTTCGCCTGGTTGCCTTCCTTCTCGTAGCGTGCGCGGACCTCGTCGTCCGACACCACGGCACCCGTGCGCACCACGTCCATCATCTTCTGGGCGGCCATCTGGCGGCGCAGCTCCTGCTCGTACTCCTGCGGCGTGCGGCGGTAGAAGTCGCGCAGCACCTGCTGGTAGCGGGCGAAGTCGAACGCGCCCTCCTTGGAGTGGAAGTCGGTGTTCTCGTGGATGAGCTTGCGCAGCTCCTCATCCGACGGCGTGATGCCGTGGCGCTCCGCCGACTGGGCGAGCAGCTCCGCGTTCACCAGCCGGTCGAGCACCTGCTTGTCCAGGCCGAACTGGCGGGCCACCGACTCCGGGATGGGGTTGCCCTGCGAGCGCAGGAAGTTCATCTGCTGCGACCAGGCCATGCTGAAGTCGCGCAGGGGGATCTCCTTGCCGTTCACCGTGGCCACCGCGCTCGCGGTAGGCGCGGCGCTGCCCGTGTCGGCGAAGCCGTTGCTGCCCGGACCGAACTGGAGCGTGAACACCACGGCGATGCCGATGATGAACAGGAGGGAGAAGACCTTCCGGGGATTCAAACCGTCCATTGTCGTCACTTCACGGTCGGAAGCGCCCGCGAATCACCTTGCGGAAGGTCTCGCGGCGCCGTGTTGTTGGTAGCCCGGCCGGTGGGGATGCATCTGTGTCAACACCCCCTCATCCGGGCCTTGACTGACTAGGACAACAGACCGGAAAATGCAAGCGATTCAGCCAGCTTAGCCCGCTCCTCTCCCCCTTCCACCACCGCCGTCCGCCCACCCCGGGAAAGCCCCCGTCCGTGCTGTCTCTTCTCAAGCGGTACCGCCGCTTCCTCCTCGTGGCCGCCCTCCTGTTGTACCCGCTCGGCGCCTTCCTGCTGGGCGGGCGGCGCGGCCGCGACCCGAACTTCGTCGACCGGGGCGTCATCGCGCTCACGGCCCCCGTGCAGCAGGGGCTCACCGCCGGCATCGACGGCGCCGTGGCCGCGGTGCGCAACTACCTGGACCTGCGCGGCGTGCGTCAGGACAATGACGCGCTGCGCCTGGAGAACCTCCAGCTGCGGGCCACGGTGCAGGCCCTGGGCGAGGCCCGCTCGGAGAACAGCCGGCTGCGCAAGCTGCTGTCCTACGCGGAGGCCGCCCCCGGCCCGGAGATTCCGGCGCGGGTGGTGGGCGTCAACCCGGTGGCGAAGCTGCTGTCGGTGCGGATCAGCAGCGGTGAGAAGGACGGGGTGTTCCGGGGCATGTCGGTGGTGACGCCGGACGGCATCGTGGGGCAGGTCATCCGGTCCACGGGCGGCTACGCGGACGTGGCGCTGGTGACGGATCCGCAGAGCCGGGTGGCGGTGCGGGTGCAGCGCTCGCGGGCGCGCGGCACGGCGGCGGGCGCGGGCAACGGCCCCCTGACGCTGGAGAACATGCTGCGCACCGAGGACGTGGAGGACGGCGACCTCATCATCACCTCCGGCACGGACGGCATCTATCCGCCGGGGCTGGTGGTGGGGCGGGTGACGCAGCTGGAGAAGAAGGAGCACGGCATGTTCCAGGGCGCGGACATCCAGCCGGCGGTGGACACCAGCCGGTTGGAGGAGGTGCTCGTGGTGGGCAGCCCGTACAGCGCGATGGCCTCGGGTGGGGCGTCGGCGGAAGGCGCGCAGAAATGAAGTTCCTGGTGACTGTCATCCTGGCGCTGGTGCTGCTGACGCTGGAGTCCGTGTTCGTCCAGCAGGCGGGGCTGGTGCTGGGCCGCGTGGACGTCACGGTGGTGCTCGTGGCCTTCCTCGCGCTCCGGGCAAGCCTCACGGAAGGGGCGTGCTCCGCCTTCGCGGTGGGCTATCTGCTGGACCTGATGAGCGGCCAGCCCACGGGGCTCTTCACGTTCCTCGCCGTGTTCACGTTCCTGGTGGGCCGGCTGGTCGCGTCGTTGATCGACGTGCGCGGGCCCGTGGCCTTCGCGCTGTTCGCCATGGGCGCGGACCTGGGGCACGGCCTCTTGTCCACGTTCTTCACCTGGCTCACGGTGAAGGACGGCTCCACGGCGCCGCTGCTCTCCGGCATGCCGGTGCAACTGGCGCTCACGGGCGCGGCGGCGCTCATGCTCTTCCCGCTGTTCAAGCGGTTTGAAGTGGCGCAGGAGCGCCCGGCGGGG
This window encodes:
- a CDS encoding Maf family protein, with translation MDPTALFVLASASPRRKDLLAQLGLRFTVAAADIDETPMAGEIARNYVHRLAVEKARTVATRHPDAWVLAADTTVALGAELLGKPRDAAEAREMLTRLSGQVHEVFTGIAVAGRAQASEVVRTQVTFRTLSTEEIAWYAETGEPLDKAGAYAIQGKGGFLVQGIEGSPSNVIGLPLGETLALLRRAGVPLPWTPGGQR
- a CDS encoding GGDEF domain-containing protein is translated as MNPADLLSAMKRTVEQLAAYNEMAKALTSTLELREVLALVMQKVSALLRPRNWSLILQDERTGKLYFEIAVGEGAEALKGLQLNPGEGIAGAVFSSGVARLVHDVAGDSSFAPRFDEASAFHTRSLLAVPLVARERVLGVIELVNGPTEPGFTHDDLTALSAIADYAAIAIENARNFRRVQELTITDEHTGCFNARHLRAQLEQEVKRSARFRHPLSLVFLDLDHFKSINDRHGHLVGSATLKEVGDLLISLGRHNLDAVFRYGGDEFAVMLIETDKEGAQVIAQRICEAFRGQRFLREQGLDVALTASVGVASFPEHATTSTDLIRAADFAMYAAKGRGRDRIAVAEAPSAEGAPREVPYARSGG
- a CDS encoding peptidylprolyl isomerase, which translates into the protein MDGLNPRKVFSLLFIIGIAVVFTLQFGPGSNGFADTGSAAPTASAVATVNGKEIPLRDFSMAWSQQMNFLRSQGNPIPESVARQFGLDKQVLDRLVNAELLAQSAERHGITPSDEELRKLIHENTDFHSKEGAFDFARYQQVLRDFYRRTPQEYEQELRRQMAAQKMMDVVRTGAVVSDDEVRARYEKEGNQAKLVFARFLPTMYADQVPAPTPAKLAEFQKAHEKEIADYYSANAFVYNVPERIRARQILVKVAPDATAEQKAQAKAKAEGLRKELEGGKDFATLAKASSDDDATKLKGGELGWVERTTWDPALANAAFALKAGEVTQPVESPLGLHLVKVEEKKEAQAKKLDDVKGEIATTLYKQEQAKGLAKAEADKALAAAKAGKSLKEQFPVPAGQQPALLRFEAETKPEAVETDSFTAQGDSVPHLGPAPGLVKATFEAKGPAVLGEVFTVGEANVVAQVVEREKPDTAGFDKRKEELRTQARQAKQIELTESFLKSLKKSGNVVTNTEAIDSVLGSAG
- the mreC gene encoding rod shape-determining protein MreC — translated: MLSLLKRYRRFLLVAALLLYPLGAFLLGGRRGRDPNFVDRGVIALTAPVQQGLTAGIDGAVAAVRNYLDLRGVRQDNDALRLENLQLRATVQALGEARSENSRLRKLLSYAEAAPGPEIPARVVGVNPVAKLLSVRISSGEKDGVFRGMSVVTPDGIVGQVIRSTGGYADVALVTDPQSRVAVRVQRSRARGTAAGAGNGPLTLENMLRTEDVEDGDLIITSGTDGIYPPGLVVGRVTQLEKKEHGMFQGADIQPAVDTSRLEEVLVVGSPYSAMASGGASAEGAQK